In one Dehalogenimonas formicexedens genomic region, the following are encoded:
- a CDS encoding DNA-directed RNA polymerase subunit beta: MVSTLAATGELSAAAARKSYSKIPEVVDVPNLIDIQLASFRWFMEDALKELIEEISPVRDFNGNRMELEFIGYEFREPRLSEEECQQRDQNYSVPLYVKARLIIKATGEIKEPFELFFGDLPLMTRNGTFITSGTERVVVSQLLRSPGVYFTVQEDTATGRPLCHTSLIPSRGAWLEFETSNRDVVSVKIDGRRKIPVTSFLRAIGYSSDQELINLFSDVDTSMEHLYTQSSIDKDPLIRDTNGALIDIYGRLRPGDPANVENASRLVNDMFFSPDHYDLGMVGRYKVNRRLNLEGKVSEENRALTREDIVAIIKQIIRINNGIEHADDIDHLGNRRIRTVGELIQNQFRIGLLRLERVAKERMSIVALDQVTPSGLVNIRPVVAAVREFFGGSQLSQFMDQTNPLAELTHKRRLSAMGPGGLSRERAGFDVRDVHYSHYGRICPIETPEGPNIGLIGSLASYSRVNRYGFIETPYRKVLKELLNHDSRLIGLALREDVKDESGTTILAAGDVVDDKSFTRIAKLPEHLVMIEPFVSDEVPYLSADEEDKYVVAQATARLDARGRFIDERIESRFGEQYLYEPPLKIDYMDVSPRQIFSVAASLIPFLEHDDANRALMGANMQRQAVPLLRPEAPLVATGMEMEAVRYSGHVIFARNPGTVRSVTSEKIIVKTDGKTEDSYKLIKFMRTNQGTCINQRPVVSVGDVVKAGQVLADSSATENGELALGQNVICAFMSWHGYNYEDAIIISDRLVKADRFTSIHISKHEVEARDTKLGLEEITRDIPNVGEESLRELDEEGIIRVGAEVGPDDILVGKITPKGETELSAEEKLLRAIFGEKAREVKDTSLRMPHGEWGKVIAVKVFTRDGGDDLPARVNKWVQVWVAQKRKISVGDKLAGRHGNKGVISIVAPAEDMPFLPDGTPVDVVLNPIGVPSRMNLGQILELHLGWAGHLLGFRVRTPVFDGATDVAIEDDLARAYIAQVAGLIKLDYELKDAKAVAGAAAAWLNKKGFDGTRAFDDNHPGVGRETCLRLWLEELGVGDARTMPASDLDARVFKLSRERNIPSPVAGKMILRDGKTGDLFDQPITVGNMYILKLIHLVEDKVHARATGPYSLISQQPLGGKAQFGGQRFGEMEVWTLEAYGAAYNLQEMLTIKSDDVTGRAKAYESIVKGEDVSQPGVPESFKVLVKELQSLGLAVEVINEEEKVLSAERLPEVGSQEDESELATLAGELTSQLVEVDDSGEEESEEEDTDN; this comes from the coding sequence ATGGTCTCAACATTAGCCGCTACCGGCGAACTGTCGGCAGCCGCAGCCCGCAAATCCTATTCCAAAATCCCCGAAGTCGTCGACGTTCCCAACCTGATCGACATTCAATTGGCATCGTTCCGCTGGTTCATGGAAGATGCCCTTAAGGAACTCATCGAAGAAATTTCACCCGTAAGAGACTTCAATGGCAATCGTATGGAACTCGAATTCATCGGTTACGAGTTCCGGGAACCGCGCCTGTCAGAAGAAGAATGCCAGCAGAGAGACCAGAATTACTCGGTGCCTCTGTACGTCAAAGCCCGGCTGATTATTAAAGCCACCGGCGAAATCAAAGAACCATTTGAACTTTTCTTCGGCGACTTACCGCTGATGACCCGTAACGGCACCTTTATTACCAGCGGCACGGAACGGGTGGTCGTCAGCCAGCTGTTACGCTCTCCGGGCGTTTATTTCACCGTCCAGGAAGACACCGCTACCGGTCGCCCGCTGTGCCATACCTCACTTATTCCCAGCCGCGGCGCGTGGTTGGAATTTGAGACGTCCAATAGGGATGTCGTGTCGGTTAAAATCGACGGCCGGCGTAAAATTCCGGTCACCAGTTTCCTGAGGGCCATCGGCTACAGCTCCGATCAGGAATTGATCAATTTATTCAGCGATGTCGATACTTCGATGGAGCACCTGTACACCCAATCCTCGATCGACAAGGATCCCTTGATCCGCGATACCAACGGCGCCCTCATCGATATTTACGGCCGCCTGCGCCCGGGAGACCCGGCCAACGTGGAGAACGCCTCCCGCCTGGTGAACGACATGTTCTTCAGCCCGGACCACTATGACCTGGGCATGGTCGGCCGCTATAAAGTCAACCGGCGCTTGAATCTCGAGGGTAAAGTCTCGGAAGAAAACCGGGCGCTAACCCGCGAAGACATTGTTGCCATCATTAAACAGATCATCCGCATTAATAACGGCATTGAGCACGCTGATGATATCGACCATCTCGGCAACCGCCGCATCAGGACGGTCGGGGAGCTGATTCAGAACCAGTTCCGCATCGGTCTGCTTCGTTTGGAGCGCGTCGCCAAGGAACGCATGAGCATTGTCGCCCTTGACCAGGTGACGCCCAGCGGGCTGGTCAACATCCGGCCCGTCGTGGCCGCCGTCCGCGAATTTTTCGGCGGTTCCCAGTTGTCCCAGTTTATGGACCAGACCAATCCTCTGGCAGAGTTGACCCACAAGCGACGTTTGTCGGCCATGGGCCCCGGCGGTCTTTCGCGCGAACGCGCCGGTTTCGATGTCCGCGACGTTCACTACTCCCATTATGGCCGGATCTGCCCCATCGAAACTCCTGAAGGCCCGAACATCGGTCTTATCGGTTCGCTCGCGTCTTACAGCCGTGTCAATCGATATGGGTTTATCGAAACTCCTTATCGCAAAGTTTTGAAGGAACTCTTGAATCATGATTCGCGGTTGATCGGTCTGGCGCTCCGGGAAGATGTGAAAGACGAAAGCGGCACCACCATCCTGGCTGCCGGAGATGTTGTCGACGACAAGTCGTTCACCAGGATCGCCAAGCTGCCCGAACATCTCGTCATGATAGAACCGTTTGTTTCGGACGAAGTCCCTTATCTCTCCGCCGATGAAGAGGACAAGTACGTCGTAGCCCAGGCGACCGCCAGACTCGACGCCCGCGGACGCTTCATCGACGAGCGTATCGAGTCCCGGTTCGGCGAGCAGTATCTATACGAACCGCCGCTCAAGATCGATTACATGGACGTTTCGCCGCGGCAGATTTTCTCTGTCGCCGCGTCACTTATCCCGTTCCTTGAACATGACGATGCCAACCGCGCTCTTATGGGCGCCAACATGCAACGCCAGGCTGTGCCTTTGCTGAGGCCGGAAGCCCCGCTGGTGGCCACCGGCATGGAGATGGAGGCCGTAAGGTATTCGGGTCACGTCATTTTCGCCCGGAATCCGGGTACCGTTAGATCAGTCACCTCTGAAAAGATCATCGTCAAGACTGACGGTAAAACCGAAGACAGCTACAAGCTGATCAAATTCATGCGCACCAACCAGGGTACCTGCATAAACCAGCGCCCGGTGGTTTCCGTCGGCGACGTTGTCAAAGCCGGTCAGGTACTGGCCGACTCTTCGGCCACCGAAAACGGCGAGTTGGCTCTCGGGCAGAACGTTATCTGCGCCTTCATGAGCTGGCACGGTTACAACTACGAAGATGCCATTATCATTTCCGACCGACTGGTAAAAGCCGATCGGTTTACTTCGATCCACATCTCCAAGCACGAGGTGGAAGCCCGGGACACCAAGCTGGGTCTTGAAGAGATCACCCGCGATATCCCCAATGTCGGCGAAGAATCGCTGCGCGAACTAGACGAAGAAGGCATCATCCGGGTCGGCGCCGAGGTCGGACCGGACGATATCCTGGTCGGTAAGATCACCCCCAAGGGTGAAACCGAACTTTCTGCCGAAGAAAAACTGCTCAGGGCGATCTTCGGTGAAAAAGCCCGGGAGGTCAAAGATACCTCCCTCCGCATGCCTCACGGCGAATGGGGCAAGGTCATTGCGGTAAAGGTCTTTACCCGCGACGGCGGTGACGACCTGCCGGCCAGGGTCAACAAGTGGGTCCAGGTTTGGGTCGCCCAGAAACGCAAGATTTCGGTCGGCGACAAGCTGGCCGGACGCCACGGCAACAAGGGTGTCATTTCCATCGTCGCTCCGGCTGAGGATATGCCTTTCCTGCCCGACGGCACCCCGGTAGATGTCGTTTTGAATCCCATCGGCGTTCCCTCCCGCATGAACCTTGGTCAGATACTTGAGCTCCACCTCGGTTGGGCCGGGCATCTGCTTGGTTTCAGGGTCCGCACCCCGGTCTTTGACGGCGCCACCGATGTTGCCATCGAAGACGATTTGGCCAGGGCTTACATCGCCCAGGTTGCCGGTTTGATAAAACTGGATTACGAATTGAAAGATGCCAAGGCCGTAGCCGGTGCCGCCGCTGCCTGGCTCAACAAGAAAGGTTTTGATGGCACCCGTGCTTTTGATGACAATCATCCCGGCGTCGGCCGTGAGACCTGCCTGAGGCTGTGGCTGGAGGAACTGGGTGTCGGCGACGCGCGCACCATGCCAGCCTCCGACCTTGATGCCCGGGTTTTCAAGCTCTCCCGTGAACGCAATATTCCGTCGCCGGTCGCTGGCAAGATGATCCTCCGCGACGGTAAGACCGGCGATCTTTTCGATCAGCCGATCACTGTCGGCAATATGTACATCCTGAAGCTGATCCACCTCGTTGAGGACAAAGTCCACGCCCGCGCCACCGGACCTTACTCATTGATCAGCCAGCAGCCCCTTGGCGGTAAAGCCCAGTTCGGCGGCCAACGCTTCGGTGAAATGGAAGTCTGGACCCTGGAAGCGTACGGCGCCGCCTACAATCTCCAGGAGATGCTGACCATCAAATCCGACGACGTGACCGGCCGCGCCAAGGCCTACGAATCAATCGTCAAGGGTGAGGATGTGTCCCAGCCCGGCGTGCCGGAATCGTTTAAAGTCCTGGTGAAAGAATTGCAGAGCCTCGGTCTGGCCGTAGAAGTCATCAATGAGGAAGAAAAAGTTCTTTCGGCCGAACGTTTGCCCGAAGTAGGGAGCCAGGAAGACGAATCGGAACTGGCCACCCTGGCCGGAGAGTTAACCTCGCAACTGGTTGAGGTTGATGACTCGGGCGAAGAAGAATCTGAAGAAGAGGATACCGATAACTAA
- a CDS encoding bifunctional riboflavin kinase/FAD synthetase: MTQLEKELAAFRPDRPTALTIGVFDGVHLGHQALITETLRQAKRNDLLPAVVTFAGHPRRVLGKHEELPHLTSLEQRTGLLRETGIDAIIVLTFTKELASVSAEEFLSLLVKRLKLTQLVIGPDFALGKGREGNIESIKTIGARLGFGVTVVPPLLKNGQKVSSTLIRKAMAESDMAKVHDFLGRYFSLEGPVVKGEGRGATIGIPTANIKVPLDQALPADGVYATIACLEGKSMPSITNIGTRPTFGGGHRTIETHLLNFNGDLYGRSLEIAIIEQIRPEKKFSSAAELLSQIAGDIENAKELLKKTGCV, encoded by the coding sequence GTGACACAACTGGAAAAAGAACTCGCGGCATTTAGGCCGGACCGACCGACGGCATTGACCATCGGCGTCTTTGACGGTGTTCACCTCGGCCACCAGGCTTTGATAACCGAAACGCTGCGGCAAGCCAAAAGAAACGATCTTCTTCCGGCAGTTGTCACATTTGCGGGACATCCGCGCCGGGTTCTTGGCAAACACGAAGAACTGCCCCACCTCACCAGCCTCGAACAACGGACTGGCCTTCTCAGGGAAACCGGCATCGATGCGATTATTGTTTTAACCTTTACTAAAGAATTGGCATCGGTTTCCGCGGAGGAATTTCTTTCGCTGCTGGTAAAGCGACTTAAGCTAACGCAATTGGTGATCGGCCCCGACTTCGCCCTGGGTAAGGGACGGGAAGGGAATATCGAATCGATCAAAACGATCGGGGCAAGACTCGGCTTTGGCGTCACCGTGGTACCGCCGCTGCTGAAAAACGGCCAGAAAGTTTCAAGCACGCTCATCCGTAAGGCAATGGCCGAGAGCGATATGGCAAAGGTTCACGATTTTTTAGGAAGGTATTTCAGTCTTGAGGGTCCGGTGGTGAAGGGCGAAGGACGTGGCGCAACAATAGGCATCCCTACGGCCAACATCAAGGTCCCGCTGGACCAGGCACTCCCTGCGGATGGGGTTTATGCCACCATCGCCTGTTTAGAAGGAAAATCCATGCCGTCCATTACAAATATCGGGACCAGGCCGACGTTCGGCGGAGGGCATCGGACCATCGAGACTCATCTTTTGAATTTCAACGGCGACCTTTACGGCCGTTCTCTTGAAATTGCTATAATAGAGCAGATCCGACCTGAAAAGAAATTCTCCAGCGCCGCAGAATTGCTGTCTCAGATTGCCGGCGACATTGAAAACGCCAAAGAGCTATTGAAAAAGACGGGTTGCGTTTGA
- the tyrS gene encoding tyrosine--tRNA ligase, with amino-acid sequence MADLDFILKRAVSEIIDEQELRKLLDSGKTLRLKEGFDPSSTDIHLGHMVGLRKLRQLQELGLQVVLIVGDWTAQIGDPTGASVTRPMLTAEQVKVNAETYMQQFFKIVDRSKTEVRWQSEWFGKFTLADVIKLTSRFTIAQMLAREDFKKRFESNRPITITEFLYPLLQAYDSVMVKADVEFGGNDQKFNLLVGRELQSMIGQPAQQVFLTPILTGTDGTKKMSKSLGNYIGVAESPENIFGKVMSIGDDLIIQYFDLLTDVTDEELRHFERDIESGRTNPMLLKKRLAREIINQLYNQSEAADAEIAFERVHQRREMPEEISECKVSFEAMKSGDCEDIDLPCLMVATGLAASKGEAKRLIQQGGVSLEGEKVTSEKARITSGCVLKAGKRKFARIINTDIISAS; translated from the coding sequence ATGGCTGATTTAGATTTCATTCTTAAAAGAGCAGTTAGCGAAATTATCGACGAACAAGAACTGCGCAAGCTGCTAGATTCCGGCAAAACCTTGCGGCTCAAGGAAGGATTCGATCCCAGTTCGACCGATATCCACCTTGGACACATGGTCGGGCTACGGAAACTGAGACAATTGCAGGAACTGGGTCTCCAGGTTGTTCTCATCGTTGGCGACTGGACGGCGCAGATAGGCGATCCCACCGGAGCTTCGGTCACCCGACCGATGCTGACAGCCGAGCAGGTCAAAGTTAACGCCGAGACCTATATGCAGCAGTTTTTCAAAATCGTCGACAGGTCAAAAACCGAAGTCCGCTGGCAAAGCGAGTGGTTCGGCAAGTTTACTCTGGCCGATGTCATCAAATTGACCAGCCGGTTTACTATCGCTCAGATGCTGGCCCGAGAAGATTTCAAGAAACGTTTTGAGTCCAACCGGCCGATCACCATCACCGAATTTTTGTACCCGCTACTCCAGGCCTATGACTCCGTTATGGTTAAGGCGGATGTCGAGTTCGGTGGCAACGATCAGAAATTCAACCTTCTGGTTGGTCGCGAACTCCAATCAATGATCGGCCAGCCGGCCCAGCAAGTCTTCCTCACCCCGATCCTCACTGGCACCGACGGCACCAAGAAGATGTCCAAGAGCCTGGGCAACTATATCGGGGTGGCTGAATCCCCGGAAAACATATTTGGTAAGGTCATGTCCATTGGCGATGACCTCATTATCCAATATTTCGATCTGTTAACCGACGTTACCGATGAAGAACTGCGCCACTTCGAAAGAGATATCGAAAGCGGCCGCACCAACCCGATGCTACTTAAAAAGCGGTTGGCCAGGGAGATAATCAACCAACTGTACAACCAGTCTGAAGCCGCCGACGCCGAGATAGCGTTCGAGCGAGTCCATCAACGCCGGGAGATGCCGGAAGAAATCAGCGAATGCAAAGTTTCATTCGAAGCCATGAAATCCGGCGATTGCGAGGATATCGACCTGCCGTGCCTGATGGTGGCTACCGGGTTGGCAGCCAGCAAGGGAGAAGCCAAAAGGTTGATCCAGCAGGGCGGCGTATCACTTGAGGGCGAAAAGGTCACCTCGGAAAAGGCTCGAATCACGAGCGGTTGCGTTTTAAAAGCCGGCAAGCGGAAATTTGCCCGTATCATCAATACCGATATTATCAGCGCTTCATAG
- a CDS encoding pyridoxal-phosphate-dependent aminotransferase family protein: MQNLRIPGPTPCPPEVLAAMGRQMINHRGSEFAEIIKDVTVKMKHVFQTKNELMLLTGSGTAGLEAAVVNMLSPGDTVLGVAIGVFGERFAKIAQTFGANVIPLNFEHGKAADPALMKEALDANPQIKAVLVTHNETSTGVTNDLAAISKIVKGAGKLLLVDCISSLGSLNVPVDELGIDVAISGSQKGWMVPPGMAMISVSETGWQAYAQAKMPRFYWDLGKAKAGLEKGQTPWTPNVSVVFAFQVALEMMLKEGINNIFTRHARIGKFTREGVKSLGLTLLADEKFASNTVTSVVADRGLDAKKLNKIMKEEFDIVLAGGQGPLEGKIFRIGHLGMVNEKDIQAVFDGLKVALPKAGFVK; the protein is encoded by the coding sequence ATGCAGAACCTACGTATTCCCGGCCCCACGCCCTGCCCTCCCGAAGTCCTGGCAGCGATGGGACGCCAGATGATCAACCACCGCGGCAGCGAGTTCGCCGAGATCATCAAGGACGTCACCGTCAAAATGAAACATGTCTTTCAGACCAAGAACGAACTGATGCTTTTAACCGGCTCCGGTACCGCGGGTCTAGAGGCGGCGGTGGTCAACATGCTTTCACCCGGGGATACGGTGCTGGGGGTGGCTATCGGTGTTTTCGGCGAACGTTTCGCCAAGATTGCTCAAACTTTTGGTGCCAACGTCATACCGTTGAATTTTGAGCACGGCAAAGCCGCCGATCCAGCCCTGATGAAGGAAGCCCTGGACGCCAACCCGCAAATCAAGGCGGTTTTGGTCACTCATAACGAAACCTCCACCGGCGTCACCAATGATCTGGCTGCCATCAGCAAGATCGTAAAAGGCGCGGGAAAACTACTCCTGGTTGACTGCATCTCATCGCTCGGTTCTCTCAATGTCCCCGTTGACGAATTGGGCATCGACGTTGCCATTTCAGGTTCTCAAAAAGGCTGGATGGTTCCTCCGGGTATGGCCATGATATCGGTTTCTGAAACCGGCTGGCAGGCATACGCCCAGGCGAAAATGCCGCGATTCTATTGGGATCTTGGCAAGGCCAAAGCCGGGCTTGAGAAAGGCCAAACGCCATGGACACCCAACGTGTCGGTGGTTTTTGCCTTTCAGGTTGCCCTGGAGATGATGCTTAAGGAAGGCATAAATAATATCTTTACCAGGCACGCGAGGATCGGCAAATTTACGCGTGAGGGAGTCAAGTCCCTGGGCCTAACGTTGTTAGCCGACGAAAAGTTTGCCTCGAACACAGTTACCTCGGTAGTCGCCGACCGCGGACTCGACGCCAAAAAATTGAACAAGATCATGAAAGAAGAATTTGATATTGTCTTGGCCGGCGGCCAAGGGCCTCTGGAAGGCAAGATCTTCCGCATCGGTCATCTGGGTATGGTTAATGAAAAAGATATCCAGGCGGTTTTTGATGGCCTTAAGGTGGCTTTGCCGAAGGCCGGTTTCGTAAAATAA
- the serA gene encoding phosphoglycerate dehydrogenase, with translation MKKVLVADALSAAGVERLKAIAEVDVKTGLKPEELIAIVGSYDALLVRSQTQVTADVISAGKKLQVIGRAGVGVDNIDIKAATEAGIIVVNAPTGNTISAAEHTLALMLSMARHIPRANSCLKGGVWERGKFLGTELRGKTLGIIGLGNIGSEVAKRARAFEMKVIGYDPFVSAERAKNMQIELASLERIYKEADFITLHVPLTAQTKNMVGAKELEMMKPTARIVNAARGGLIDEEALVAAVNAKKLAGAAIDVFIKEPCTDNVCFAAENIVVTPHLGASTIEAQDLATSDVVDQVIDIFNGAPARYAVNAPFFAIEALPVINPFLKVANTVGKLVSQLAEGQMTAVNIKYSGEISGYDSRALKALVLGGILEQISEERVNMVNADIVAARRGMNITEQKESACDNYASIITVEAVTTEGSTIVAGTITRGETHIVRIDQYYLDIVPTGGYFLFADHRDRPGLIGAVGSITGKYDVNVSYMHLSRLKPRGQALMILALDEALPDAGMKQIRALEGVQTVKLVKI, from the coding sequence ATGAAAAAGGTATTAGTTGCGGACGCTCTTTCAGCAGCCGGGGTCGAACGGCTCAAGGCTATCGCCGAAGTTGACGTTAAAACCGGTCTCAAACCGGAAGAACTGATCGCTATCGTCGGTAGTTATGACGCCCTGCTCGTCAGGTCGCAGACCCAGGTTACCGCCGATGTCATCAGCGCAGGCAAAAAGCTGCAGGTTATCGGCCGCGCCGGAGTCGGTGTCGATAATATCGACATAAAAGCCGCGACTGAAGCCGGAATCATTGTCGTCAACGCCCCAACCGGGAATACTATATCCGCCGCGGAACACACCCTGGCCCTGATGCTATCCATGGCGCGGCATATTCCCCGTGCCAATTCCTGCCTCAAAGGCGGCGTTTGGGAGCGGGGCAAGTTCCTAGGGACCGAACTTCGCGGCAAGACGCTTGGCATTATCGGCCTGGGGAACATCGGCTCTGAAGTAGCCAAACGGGCCCGGGCTTTCGAAATGAAAGTGATTGGGTACGATCCTTTCGTTTCAGCCGAACGCGCCAAGAACATGCAGATCGAACTGGCTTCACTGGAAAGAATCTACAAGGAAGCCGATTTTATCACCCTGCACGTACCGCTTACCGCACAGACCAAGAATATGGTCGGCGCTAAAGAATTGGAAATGATGAAACCCACCGCCCGCATTGTTAACGCCGCGCGGGGCGGTCTTATCGATGAAGAGGCACTGGTAGCCGCCGTAAACGCCAAGAAATTAGCCGGGGCAGCCATCGACGTATTCATCAAAGAGCCGTGCACCGATAACGTCTGTTTCGCCGCCGAGAATATCGTGGTCACGCCGCACCTCGGCGCTTCAACCATCGAAGCTCAAGACCTGGCGACATCGGATGTTGTCGACCAGGTGATCGATATCTTCAACGGCGCTCCGGCCCGCTACGCGGTTAATGCCCCGTTCTTCGCCATCGAAGCCCTGCCGGTAATTAATCCGTTCCTGAAAGTAGCAAACACTGTCGGCAAGCTTGTTTCTCAACTGGCCGAAGGACAAATGACAGCGGTCAATATCAAGTATTCCGGCGAAATCTCCGGTTATGACAGCCGGGCGCTGAAAGCCCTGGTGCTCGGCGGCATCCTCGAGCAGATATCCGAAGAACGTGTAAATATGGTCAACGCGGACATCGTCGCCGCCCGGCGGGGGATGAATATCACCGAACAGAAAGAAAGCGCCTGCGACAATTACGCCAGCATCATCACCGTTGAAGCGGTCACCACCGAAGGCAGCACCATCGTCGCGGGTACGATTACCCGGGGTGAAACCCACATTGTACGCATCGATCAATACTACCTGGATATCGTTCCCACCGGCGGCTATTTCCTGTTCGCTGACCACCGGGACCGCCCTGGGCTCATCGGCGCGGTCGGCAGCATCACCGGAAAATATGACGTCAACGTCAGCTACATGCATCTTTCACGGCTTAAGCCGCGCGGCCAGGCGCTGATGATCCTTGCCCTCGATGAAGCTCTACCTGACGCCGGGATGAAACAGATCCGGGCGCTCGAGGGTGTGCAGACCGTCAAACTGGTGAAGATATAG